A single Perca flavescens isolate YP-PL-M2 chromosome 2, PFLA_1.0, whole genome shotgun sequence DNA region contains:
- the LOC114572964 gene encoding E3 ubiquitin-protein ligase TRIM21 isoform X2, producing MAAANYLPSEDQFLCSICLDVFTDPVTIPCGNNFSKNCITEHWNTNDQYLCPMCNKVFNTKPELHVNTFISEMVAQFRQSAQQKAGSSSSEQQVSKPGEVPCDVCTGTKLKALKSCLVCLVSYCETHLEPHLTMSGLKRHQLIDPVENLEGRMCTKHDKPLELFCKTDQTCVCMLCSVLDHKMHDVVPLKEEYEEKKVELGKTEAEIQQMIQKRRLKIQEIKHSVDLSEEDADREIAEGVQVFTSLKESVERGLNEFINTIKEKQKTTEKQAEAFIKELEQEISELMKRSTEVEQLSRSEDHLHLLQSVQSLNIQQPPPTKDWTEVSIRPSSYEGTVVKAVVQLEETLSKEMKKLLAESELKRVQQYAVDVTLDPDTAHPELILSDDGKQVNLGDVKKNLPDNPERFSYCACVLGKQSFSSGRFYFEVQVKGKTKWDLGVVRESINRKGDITLSPQNGYWTIWLRNGNEYKALANPGVLLSLKSPPQKVGVFVDYEEGLVSFYDVDAAALIYSFTGCSFTEKLFPYFCPGLNYGGENSAPLIISPVRVN from the coding sequence ATGGCTGCTGCAAACTATCTGCCATCTGAAGATCAGTTTCTgtgctccatctgtctggatgtgttcaCTGATCCTGTCACCATACCATGTGGAAACAACTTCAGCAAAAATTGCATCACTGAACACTGGAATACTAATGACCAGTACCTGTGTCCAATGTGTAACAAGGTTTTCAACACAAAACCTGAGCTGCACGTCAACACTTTCATCTCTGAGATGGTTGCTCAGTTCAGACAGTCAGCTCAACAGAaagcaggcagcagcagctcagagcaACAAGTGTCCAAACCAGGAGAAGTTCCCTGTGACGTCTGCACTGGAACCAAACTGAAGGCCCTGAAGTCCTGCCTGGTGTGTCTGGTCTCCTACTGTGAGACTCACCTGGAGCCTCATCTGACCATGTCAGGCCTGAAAAGACATCAGCTGATCGACCCTGTGGAGAACCTGGAAGGCAGGATGTGTACGAAGCACGATAAACCTCTGGAGCTGTTCTGTAAGACCGACCAGACATGTGTCTGCATGCTCTGCTCTGTTTTAGACCACAAGATGCATGATGTTGTTCCTCTGAAAGAAGAATATGAAGAAAAGAAGGTAGAGCTGGGGAAGACAGAGGCTGAAATTCAgcagatgatccagaagagaCGACTGAAGATTCAGGAGATCAAACACTCAGTCGACCTCAGTGAggaagatgcagacagagagatagcagaaggtgttcaggtcttcacttctctgaaggagtctgttgagagaggcctgaatgagttcaTCAACACgatcaaagagaagcagaaaacaacagaaaaacaggccgaagctttcatcaaagagctggaacaggaaatctctgagctgatgaagaggagcactgaggtggagcagctctCACGCTCTGAAGaccacctccatcttctccagagTGTCCAGTCCCTAAACATCCAACAACCTCCACCCACCAAGGACTGGACAGAGGTCAGCATCCGTCCATCATCATATGAGGGGACTGTGGTGAAAGCTGTGGTTCAGCTGGAGGAGACACTCAGTAAAGAGATGAAGAAGCTGCTCGCTGAGTCTGAGCTGAAGAGGGTCCAGCAGTATGCAGTGGATGTGACTCTTGATCCTGATACAGCACATCCTGAACTCATCCTTTCTGATGATGGGAAACAAGTGAATCTTGGTGATGTGAAGAAGAATCTCCCAGACAACCCAGAGAGATTTTCTTATTGTGCTTGTGTTTTAGGAAAGCAGAGTTTCTCTTCAGGCAGATTTTACTTTGAGGTTCAAGTTAAAGGAAAGACTAAATGGGATTTAGGAGTGGTCAGAGAGTCGATCAACAGGAAGGGAGACATCACACTGAGTCCTCAGAATGGTTACTGGACTATATGGTTGAGAAATGGAAATGAGTACAAAGCTCTAGCTAACCCTGgtgtccttctctctctgaagtctcctcctcagaaggtgggggtgtttgtggattatgaggagggtctggtctccttttatgacgtagatgctgcagctcttatctactcctttactggctgctccttcactgagaaactcttcCCATACTTCTGTCCCGGTCTTAATTATGGTGGTGAAAACTCTGCCCCTCTGATCATCTCTCCTGTCAGAGTAAACTAA